A region from the Triticum aestivum cultivar Chinese Spring chromosome 3D, IWGSC CS RefSeq v2.1, whole genome shotgun sequence genome encodes:
- the LOC123073886 gene encoding uncharacterized protein At2g39795, mitochondrial-like — MALLAAARRASSLSIIRGASTLLRPTSSSATAIRWSSSSSLDAAVSSFESSGASLIAALDSYRHSTVTEESARTVLGPLRAFLTETESLSATMFDLELLGAIDSAIKSRNKDGEAPTELQCLLAKIEETGDYFPFEISENKCRVSITLTRTLKGEKIEVVASKPCLDDGDDDNNSSCTSHEDVESSSASSNENLEEDGGQKNKLRSSINLEVTISKGDGSKLAFTCFAYPDNITIHSMCMLSRTAKDDVQATYYDFDKLEENLQKSFVKYLDLRGVTPTTTNLLRVYLSSKVQSKDLLMLTKLQDFIKKD; from the exons ATGGCCCTCctcgccgcggcccgccgggcctcCTCCCTATCCATCATCCGAGGGGCCTCCACGCTTCTCCGCCCCACGTCCTCGTCGGCGACGGCGATCAGGTGGAGCTCGTCCTCCTCCCTCGACGCCGCAGTCTCCTCCTTCGAGTCCTCCGGCGCCTCCCTCATCGCCGCACTGGACTCTTACCGTCACAGCACCGTGACCGAGGAGTCCGCCCGTACCGTGTTGGGCCCCCTCCGTGCCTTCTTGACCGAGACCGAATCCCTGAGCGCCACCATGTTCGACCTTGAGCTCCTCGGCGCCATCGACTCCGCGATCAAGTCCCGCAACAAGGACGGCGAGGCCCCCACCGAGCTCCAGTGTCTCCTCGCTAAG ATAGAGGAGACCGGGGATTACTTTCCCTTTGAAATCTCTGAAAATAAGTGTCGTGTCAGCATTACACTTACAAGAACTTTAAAGGGTGAGAAGATTGAGGTTGTGGCATCAAAGCCCTGCTTGGACGATGGCGACGACGACAATAACTCCTCATGCACCTCGCATGAGGATGTAGAATCGTCTTCAGCGTCCTCGAACGAGAATCTAGAAGAAGACGGTGGCCAGAAGAACAAATTAAGATCTAGCATCAACCTAGAGGTCACCATCTCCAAGGGCGATGGCTCAAAGCTTGCGTTCACCTGCTTCGCGTATCCCGACAATATAACCATCCATTCCATGTGCATGTTGTCGCGGACAGCTAAAGATGATGTTCAGGCTACATATTACGATTTCGA TAAGCTTGAAGAGAACCTGCAGAAGTCATTCGTGAAGTATCTGGACCTGCGCGGGGTCACGCCAACGACGACAAACTTGTTGCGTGTGTACTTGAGCAGCAAGGTCCAGTCCAAGGATCTGCTGATGCTGACCAAGCTGCAGGATTTCATCAAGAAAGACTGA